A stretch of DNA from Myxocyprinus asiaticus isolate MX2 ecotype Aquarium Trade chromosome 32, UBuf_Myxa_2, whole genome shotgun sequence:
CGTAATCCAGGGATCCAGACTGTTGCCCACCCACTGTGCCTGAGATAAAGAATTAAAAATCAGTCTTTGATCATATTGCATTGAAATGGAGAATTTCTCCACAAAATCCTTTAAATAGTGAAAATTTTGCCTTTTTAAAAgggacataaaaaataaataaataaataaataaataaaaaactggtggATCTGTAAGCCCGAGAACTTAATGGCATTAATGCCTTGACCGATTAAACTCTAAATCGCTAAGATAATGGCTCTAGCAACTGGATGAGAGCTActgtgtttgaaaaaaataataatcataatttagTCACTGGGATGGGCTCTTGTCGTCTCATCAAGTGACCAATAACCTTCTTACACTGAAGAACTGTCAACTAGATCTCTGAAATCTGATccaaacatttcacacaaagtcacataGCCCAAATGCCGATGGTATTCCATGGTGATtgtcaccaagcgtttttttctcctccacttcaatCTGCAAGCTCGAGAACTCCTTTAAACACCTTCAACTTTCAAATGAGTCAAATTATCAGTCTAGGCATGAATCCTTGAACCTTAAACTACTCACTGCAGAGCTGCTCGATGGTGGCCCACTGCTCAGATTTCTTCCATGTCTGAGCCAGTTCCTCATTGGATGTCTTTACTGCATCCAGAAGAAGCCCAATGCTGTCCTGCAGACAAGAGAGAGAAGAGGGTGACTGTCAGTTTTGTACAAGAAAGAAGTGCAAACCCCAAAGTTTTTCCCGGAGGAGGGGAAAAAGCTGTTGAAGTGTTGCTTAATATATTAAATTGCGTGGGAGCACATGTAGCAGTGTGCCATTCTCTTCTTTATGATTTATGACCTTTTCTGACTGTGCACCtgccctcatttaaaaaaaaaaaacacacacacacacaacaacaacaaataatttaTCAAATCATAATCATTTGTCTACTCAGGAATTAGAGgcctcatttaaaaataaataaacacagtcTACTATCACGCTAGGGGTGGGCGTTATGACCTTATATCACTATACGAGTCATTTTATAGCACGATAAcgttatacactggtggccaaaagtttggaataatgtacagtttttgcggtttcggaaggaaattggtactttaattcacaaaaatggcattcaactgatcacaatgtatagtcaggacatcactgatgtaaaaaacagcaccatcactatttgaaaaaagtcatttttgatcaaatctagataggccccatttccagcagccatcactccaacaccttatccttgagtaaacatgctaaattgctaatttggtactagaaaatcacttgccattatatcaaacactgctgaaagctatttggttcattaaattaagcttatcattgtcttttgtgtttgtttttgagttgccacagtatgcaatagactggcatgtcttaaggtcaatattatgtcaaaaatggcaaaaaagaaacagctttctctagaaactcatcaatcaattattgttttgaagaatgaaggctatacaatgcttgaaattgccaaaacaactgaagatttcatacaaaggtatacactacagtcttcaaagacaaaggacaactggctctaacaaggacagaaagagatgtggaaggccagatgtacaactaaacaagaggataagtacaacagagtctctagtttgagaaatagacgcctcacatgtcctcagctgacagcttcattgaattctatccgctcaacaccagtttcatgaacaacagtaaagagaagactcaggggtgcaggccttatgggaagaattgcaaagaaaaagccacttttgaaacagaaaaacaaaaagaaaaggttagagtgggcaaagaaacacagacgttagacaacagataattggaaaagagtgttatggatcttaaccccactgagcttttgtgggatcagctagactgtaagatgcgtgagaagtgcccgacaagacagccacatctatagcaagtgctacaggaagtgtggggtgaaatgtctcctGAGTTTCTGGACAATCTAACAGCTAGAATGccggatctgcaaagctgtcattgctgcacgtggaggattttttgatgagaacacttagTAGTAGTTTAAGacgttctgaatttttttttcaaattgtaatggtaatttttcacgttattaatgtcctcactatacattgtgatcagttgaatgccactttgaataaaaataccaatttctttccataagggcaaaatctgtacattattccaaacatttggctgccagtgtatatcacAACATAGTAATTTgttttggaaaatcaataaaaattagtTAATATAAATAACCACATTGTACTGCCTATTTTATATGATCCAGATTGAATTAAAATTCAGATATTTTTCTCTTAatttgaacttgaaaatattgtttttgttgttgaccaatattattatgaTAAACTTCCCTCAAGATCTTCCCAAAGAAATGCAAgcaaataatgcaaaagtaaaaaataaaacaaatccaaaCACTTGCAGAAAATATTcaaaattatgtaaacacttcttgcagaaaattaatattaaataaataaacactgaatTAAGGCAGAGCACATCTTTTGGCTTCATTAGTATCCTTTTTGTGCTTCATTTGAGGAGGTAAAATAGATTGTTGTATGATGCTtgtaacaagctcctcttcattttcttgacttgtttgaaTCTGCTTGGGCAGTCGGCAACATTTTTTTTGAATGCCATAAAAACCCcatccatgtttcttcaattctctcagtctcacgtgaagccctgcccactgatggATAAGCCCAagctgcgcacatggatatttacatattgcgatatacacaatatagctaaatctctatcgattgacactttatatcgtcaccagagatatatcgtcatatcgccccaGCCATACATCACGCTTTAACTTTATTGTTGATGTACACATGGAGGGCACATATTTAGCACGAAAGAGGTACAATTAAGCAATAAGGTGCGAGAAGCCATGTTTTACAACTGTACAGAAGGGGCAGTCTGGTCGAATGCAAATAAAAACTAGCATGTGTAACCCTTACTGGTTACACATGGGTGTGGGGCATGTGTTAATACTGAGAAGATAAAATcagtttcaaatcagcaatagaAAATATTATCTTCTGGGTGAGGTAACTTTTACACACTCAGTCTAGGTTTGAATAAGGAGGGTTAAGAAATAATACAgaccagtgatttaaattataacaGGCTTTTATTCAAAGGCTTCTCTTTAACTCTTTGAAGAAGTAACTCACGCAAGTCTTCAATGACAGGTAagacaatacaataaaaatgaggTAAGTTGTGCAATAAgcaagtgaatgaatgaataattaataaatagaataaatagtcaaataaataaaatcaataaatatcaATGGtcttacaaataaatacaaattttcccCCCTTGTTTCCTTTTTCCCTTTCAAGgttaaaatcagttttttttttttaggatccTTTTCACTTTTaggtttaaatgtaatttgttacagTTTTAATTTCTcctttttatcaaaataatctttgTATTTTCCCATTTCTCATAATGATCTCCTTTTCAATCTCCTTTGCTGACTGATCATATACAAAATCTAACCATCATTcatcaacagaaaaaaaaataattctaggTATGTTCTAGTGTTACACAGCATGTGCAGTACCTATTATAGATTTGAGATAGAAGCGCATGTTCAATAATTCAATACTGcaattcatattaatattattgataCTATTCATACTGAATTTAACAGGGGGTTacacatggaacaacttttaggAACCAAAAAAGAATGTCGGTGGCCGGTTCATAAGGGTGTGTGATATGTGTGAATATATACAATGAAAAACTGACCTGTAAGGGCATGACCTCATTGGTGACAAGAAAGAGAAGCAGGTGGAAGTCCGAGACGATGTCCAGGAAGGTTGAGGAGGAAGTACACTGGGAAAGATATGTTGCTAAGCTGTGGAAGTCCTGCACATGCAAAAACAAACTCATTATGTGAACATTTCATGAATAGTGTATTTCTGGAGGTGCAACACCACTTAGACCATGACAAATATTAGAATGTTattaaagacagtaaacaaagcAAGGCTGATTCATGTTTTCAAACAGAAGCAGAGAGCCATCTGCAGATATGAGATGGAttgaaaaacagtgagatgcgTGTACCTGAGTCTCTCCCAGAGCATCTCTGTTTTCAATGGGGAAGCGGAGAGTGGAGGAAAAGGTGAAAACTGGGTCTTTTGGGAAAGTTGTTGTGATCTGAAACACAGAGAGTCAAACAGCAATGAGAAACATGAGACTGGACTGAACTAAATGTATTGTAATGCCATGTACTGTAATCTACTTTTTTGTATGTATTAGTTTggtcatttacaaatacatacacTAAAGTGAGTGTGTAACAAGGAGTCAATTACTCACGTCAATGATCAAGTACTCCACTGGTAGCGGTCGAGCTAAATATGTGATGTCATTGCCGAATTTGTCTTTATCCTGGAAGAAAGAGATTAGAAAAGTGAAAACATTATACCATTTTGAGAACATTCATTCGACAGAAGTTGATTTAAAACTGTTTATGCCCAAAGAAACAGAAATAGAAGCTTTGGCGCAACAAAGACACGAGCCACCTGGAACTGTGTGACTGCATTATATATTACAGAGATATGCATATCATGCAGCCTACGCATTGTGCAACATGCTGTGCGAGTGATTAGTAGTTAAGTGTCAGTTCTGTACCTTATAAAAGACATCAGGTACGTATTGCTCTGTGCTGGACTCTTTGGCATAACCCAGTTCAGGAGCATCTCTGCAGGGCAGTAGACACTCATCCCTCACCAGAGCCATGCACTGATTGGACACCTGGTATCCTTCAAAGTGCACCTGGTTATCAGGACCACCTGTCAACACATACAGAATACttaggccacattcacactaaaatgtttttgtgtgagaAAGCATtaattttggccttccgtccacaccgaGACTGcgtttttgtccagcgaaaactgagctttccgaaaacactctcccaagtggcACGTTGTAGTGTGGATAGAAAAACGGATATATTCGAAATGATGACGTATTTGtcgtcatgtgatccattcaacccaaaacaatcaagatggtggtcCATGTGTTagctgctatccactttgataacgttgttaaagataaaatgttattttttgtacAATCTTCATATTGCAGTCCTTCAAAAGCGACGAGATGTTTATTTGGAATTGTTCGGTGGCGGAACATGAGGGCAGTtatgtttcagaccgtacatggaaatgACTCAGAGCCACGCTTCTTAAGTTTTTCTCCCATGCGCAGTATGtatatttaagcattttcagatgtttcagtgtggacgaggaacttttggaaaatgtaaaaaaaaaaaaataaaaaaaaaagcaatttcatttcaaatgtatctggattaatgtggacgtagcctaaagCAACCGCTGCACCTCCACTCGTTTCAAAAAGTAGGCATAAACTTTATGGTTTTGTGAGGCAACAGTCCAAAGTTCTGAATTCCTTTAGCACTTAACCTGctaacagtacaaaaaaaaacaaaaaaaaaacccatacaTTTGACACAGCCAAATGTAGTTTATACCCACACAGGATTAAGACACAGCTGTAAATCTTGCGCAAAAGAGGAAGCCGTGTACCTGTTGCAACCACTGTGACAAACTTGGATCCAAAATGGCCATCTGGGGAAAGCCGACATGGGTTGGCATGTTGGTTCTGGAAGTGTCCAGCTGTAATGCACTCCTCTGCACTCAGGTAGTGTGTGTCCTGGACAGGGGACACATGTCCTTCTGTCAATCATGATCTTAGGATCCACTATGTAGTCAGTCAAAGGGGCAACTCCCCAGTAATGTTTGTAAAATTTACCTGGTTTCTGCTGTAGCGGACAGTGCCTATCCTGGTGTCCTCTGACAGCAGATCTGTAAAAATCCACCCCACCTGAAAAAAACAACAGCCAATTCTACTAACCAAAAACAGCTTTAGATTTTCTTCGGGACAAATCTACATTTGGAAGCTGGTGCActtccatacagaaatgtaggCCACAAATGATCAGTCCACTTCCGTCACCATCACCAGAAAGTAACATAAGGAAGTATAGAGGTGCAAAGGGAGGGAAACTCTATCAGAGAGTCTTATGGATGGATGGCTAGACACGATTTGCCCTGACAGAAGGTCTACGCTAAAGGTGTCTAGTCTCTCTCCGCTTTAACTGCACAGATAAATAAATCTCATCGGTATTTGTATCCATGCTActcatttgagcttttttttttttttttaatggtgcaGTGGGTAAAATCAAGTTCAAATGACCTCAAGCTGCTTTTTTGGGTACTGCAAATTGACAGCATCAGATTGGAGTCATTTAGGTTGTTGGTGCTAATGAGACACCTGTGAATGTGTTGTGCTCATGTGCTCTCTCCTTTGCAGACTTAACCATTTCAAATCCTGTTTTCTGTTAAGATGCATGTAATGTTCTATTTctttcatgcattttttattttatttttttacttatcccGGACAAGCCCCCATTTTTATGAGGTATGGAAAAGGTCTCTCACCTTCCGTAGGCCCAACTTGGCAGCAATCTCCTCAACTGCTTCTGCCTTGGGATCCTCAATCAGCTCAAGACTGTTCTGGGTTCCAATCTGAGTCACAGCACAAAGGAGGGAAGAGGGGAAAATATAGACATGGCCAGTGGGTTTTAGTCCCATACACTCATTAGTTACAAATTAGTGAagaaataatataatacagtacGACTTTATTAATCACTGAGAGACATTTTAGATGAAACATGGACAGGGGGCTCTGATATTCTTTCTATCATTGATCAATTTATCCATCATTGGTTTAAGGCACACAAACATCAGCTGTATGCTCAATATCCTTGACCACTGTTCTTCACAGAAGGCCAAAGTTCTTTTTCTTAAAAGTTTATTTCTTAAAACACTTCTTAGAAGTTAGCATACTACTGTCCTCTTGTGTTTGTTTAATACTAGTGCAGCTCAGAGTCACTCAGTTAACATGAAAATGGATTCCACGCTACTGCAGTATTTGATGTAATGTAAAGGATGTTGAGACACTAGCCAGTCAGACCCAAGTCTCTCACCTGAGGTGGTTCATAAATGGCGGCCACCTCTGCACGGATACCAAGAGGGATGTCTTTATGCTCGGTGTAGCGTCCATACAAGTAACCCATCCGCTGGTTACCCGTCTTTCTCCAAAAGTCAAGAAAACGGTCAGCAATGGTGTGGTTCTCGAACATGATGTTGTCCACGTGTCGATATTTCTGCAACACAGATTTTTTAGTAGTTCcaacacacaaaaagacaaagacaggAATACAATACTGCCCTTCAGGGAGTTCTCATTTACTCGCTTGAGCTGGAACAGAATAGGAGGGCTTGTTTTTAGGGCAAGAAATTGATTTCATGACAGTTTGTCTGCATGTAATGCAAGAGCAAGGTGAAAGAGAAGATGCTTAAGATACAGACTGAGAGTAGCTGACTACCTGTCTGTTCAGGGTGATGGCGCTGGGTTGGCACTTGGTACAGATGCCCTCTGGCCAGGGCGGATGCCCTTCGCAGCCAGACTTAATCTTACAGCTGATGTTCTCGAGTGCCACAAACTTCCCTCTAACAAAGAATATAACATGATTAATGACATTGTCCACATGGTCTTATTTAGGTTAAAGAAGAGAGTTCCAAGAAACACTTACTTGTCTGCGCCGCCAGTGAGTTTCCGTATGTAGGCATGAAAGGACATGTGCTTGACTGGCGGGTCGAGGTGGTTCAAATAGTCTTCATCAAAAGGCtattaaaacaattaatatatTTAGAACAGGGAGATGAAACAGCAAAAGTGTATTATCAGatttatttacagtgttttaatagaatagttcacccaaaagaaaGCGATTATTTCCTCATCCCAGTGTCGTTCCAAACCTctatgcctttatttattttattataatgagatttcagagcttcggCAGAGGGGAGGATAATCAATGAATAATGACAGTCTAATCAGTTTCttgcacaaagctatcgtatggcttcaggtCACTTGGAATACAGCAAATATTAGgagtgggcaatatgaccaaaatcttatatcccGATTTGAATCATTTTGTCACAATGaagatacagtaaaaaaaaaaaatctgtaaaaaaaaaaataataataataataggtttATTCATTATATAACCATATTGTAGtgtctatttttggataatccagtcagtgaattaaatactttatgaatgaaaaCTACATCCTcttttataattttctctttatttggaacttgaaaaaaataaagtaaaaaattaaaaataaaaacttggttttaaatcagccttaccataatgctaaatcaCATTATGCcaaatttcagtctgatatgttgttgacctaagttatttaaaaaaaaaaaaaaaaagcaataataagaaaataataacCAAGTAAAGAAAACATGGCCGGTTTGTatcctaatatctaacatcattcgaaCTGAATTTTAGTAAGGAGGATGATGTTATGTTTAAAAACatccaggggggcctgggtagctcagtgttaaaaTACACTGGCCTGGAGTTCgcttcgaatcccagggcgtgctgagtgactccagccaggtctcctaagcaaccaaattggcccggttgctagggaaggtagagtcacatggggtaacctcctcatggtcgctataatgtggttagttctcggtggggcgcgtggtgagttgagcgcggatgccgtgaagcctccacacgaactatgtctctgtggtaatgcgctccgtgatggtctcagacacagaggcaactgggattcattctccaccacccggattgaggcgaatcactacgcgaccacgaggacttaaaagcacactgggaactgggcattccaaattgggtgaataaggggaaaaatcccctccaaaaaaaaataaaaacataaaaacatcctTTATTTTGGTGCATTACAATTTTGCAGTTGTTTTCCTGCTCAGTGGTGGTTAGAATTTTGGGCTGTCTAGCCATTTGAGATGTTCGACTTCCTTCATAGCGCTTtaaggtaaaagaaaaaaaactcttGCATCCTCCAGGGATAGTGTGCGTGACAATCACGTGAAACACAGATGTGCTTGACAGATGAGAAGCTTATTTAGCACTTATGAAGCGCAGAATGCAAGAAGAGTGTCACTGAATTTGCAAAATTTCAATTCTCCCAGTCTctcgtgaagccctgcccacgtTTCTCCAATTCTCCCAGTCTCttgtgaagccctgcccactgatagatatgcACACCTcacgcacatggatatttacatattgcgaTGTACACGATTtggcaaaatctctatcgattgacactttatatcgtcgcctCAATATAAATCATAACGCCCAGCCCTAGCACATATCTAacacaatacaaataatatgaaagacttttatggtgctttttttttgttttgttttttggagcttgacagatctGGTCACTATGAgctatcattgtatggaaaaattctcctttggtgttccatggaaACATACAAGTTTTAAAGTCCATAAGAAGAATTCTCATTTttaggtgagctattcctttaaccagTGTTGTGAAGACTCCCTAAGGTGCACATCTAGGTTAGACCCATATTCCTATCAGTGATGGAATTCTTGCGTTCCGAGGGCAGGATCAGAAGTTCTTACTTCCAAAGGTACGCAGTGCACACATTTCCCCATGGGACCATGCCGGCACCTGAGAAACAATGATAATGAATGCCTCGCATCAGAAATATTAAACACATTCCCTTTAAACTGTTCACATAAAGTCTCTATTAAGGACTCCGCAGCTCTTATAGAGATGAATTATTCAACAGGCTGAATAATGCAATGGCTCTGTTGTAAAGCATAGTAGAAAAATAACTTTGCCTGGGAGCACTAGGTTATAAATACAAAAAAGATAAACATTTCTTGTGTGAAAAGTGAAGGTGTTGAAAGAGAGGAAGACTCACAGCTGTGGGTCTCTGTTTCTGTAGATCTTTCCCTCCTGTTTGGACAGATACTGGTCAATGTCGTCTTCTGGGATCTGTGGTGCAGAGTGTGAGCGGGATAAGGAAGATGATGAGGATGAGGAAGAAGGGAAGGACGGGAAGGAAGAAGACGTGTGAGGCTGAGCAGTGTCCATATTCTCACTGGAGAGTCCAGCTGAGGATGGGAAGAGGAAAAGCATGTCGCCATGCCTaaaagacaaaatacaaacaactcAGTGAGAACCATCACATTTAGTGTTTAACGCAcagttaaacataaaaaaaccccCGATCTCTCTCAACTGCACACTTACTTGATTTTCAGTAAACTGAGGGCCTTGTTCTGTGACAGAATTTCTCCAGTCTTGTTCCGGTTCAGGTAGATAGAGAAGCCATTTGAACTGAAGCCAAACTCCTTGGCAACCTGGTTGAAAGATAAAGATACATCACATTGTTCCAGTTTATTCGATTTTGTAGGACAAAATGAGCAACAAATGTAAGGCAAGCAAATTGTTCAAGAAGTCACCAAAGCTGCATCCAAATATGCAGACTTCCCCACTATATAGAATGCCAAAAACAGTTTGTCGATGTAGTGGTACGTCCAAATCCTCATTATTTATAAAAGTGTAAGCGAGAAATatctggatgacctactatttccagcgAGATTCTGAAATGTGCATCGACTTcacactttactatcccatacACCCACGGGGAGCTTCAAACAATCCAACTAAACGCtggataaaaaaattaacaaaaaatggtGGAGAACCGCAAGTCTGACGGTAAGtgctatttacatttacatttatgcatttggcagacgcttttatccaaagtgacttacagtgcccttattacagggacaatccccctggagcaacctggagataagtgccttgctcaaggacacaacagtggtggctgtggggattaaaccaacaaccttttgcttaccagttaagtgctttagtccactacg
This window harbors:
- the LOC127423576 gene encoding nuclear protein localization protein 4 homolog, whose amino-acid sequence is MGENIIIRVQSPEGMKKIPSTKRETAAAFLKKVAKEFGFSSNGFSIYLNRNKTGEILSQNKALSLLKIKHGDMLFLFPSSAGLSSENMDTAQPHTSSSFPSFPSSSSSSSSLSRSHSAPQIPEDDIDQYLSKQEGKIYRNRDPQLCRHGPMGKCVHCVPLEPFDEDYLNHLDPPVKHMSFHAYIRKLTGGADKGKFVALENISCKIKSGCEGHPPWPEGICTKCQPSAITLNRQKYRHVDNIMFENHTIADRFLDFWRKTGNQRMGYLYGRYTEHKDIPLGIRAEVAAIYEPPQIGTQNSLELIEDPKAEAVEEIAAKLGLRKVGWIFTDLLSEDTRIGTVRYSRNQDTHYLSAEECITAGHFQNQHANPCRLSPDGHFGSKFVTVVATGGPDNQVHFEGYQVSNQCMALVRDECLLPCRDAPELGYAKESSTEQYVPDVFYKDKDKFGNDITYLARPLPVEYLIIDITTTFPKDPVFTFSSTLRFPIENRDALGETQDFHSLATYLSQCTSSSTFLDIVSDFHLLLFLVTNEVMPLQDSIGLLLDAVKTSNEELAQTWKKSEQWATIEQLCSTVGGQQSGSLDYAMGGPTLPQSSSAVWSCLHCTFMNQPGTEHCEMCSLPRS